One window of the Actinomyces procaprae genome contains the following:
- the cydC gene encoding thiol reductant ABC exporter subunit CydC: MSLALTPAERHALRRAVALLDLDGARFAASVALGALGLASAVGLAAVAAWMIARASQTPEVVALGVAPVAVRLFGISRSVLRYCERLASHDTALRGMSALRTRVYEILAEARTDTVAGLRRGEVLARVGADVDAVGDLVVRSLLPLAVAVVLGLGTSLGVALVYAPAGLILAACLLLSGVAGPLLTIRSARAAELARQQHSTELAATVMNVLDGADELRVSGRMPHTMADLARLESHLASTRDRAARPAALAAVMDGVAMGLAVLGNMVVGAQAVSDGRLAPVWLAVVVLVPLSAFEASAALGPASVQLVASAGAAVRLVALIEDAEVGAATAPAPQPLPTVGAAGPKLRARDLAVGWPGGEVVATGISLDLVPGRRLAVVGPSGVGKTTLLLTLAGLLEPLGGELTLDGVPPWAAERAEAAGRISLTAEDAHVFDTTVLENLRVADGTLTPERAEDLLRRSGLGDWLAHLPAGLSTRLGANATTVSGGERRRLLLARALAAPAPLMLLDEPGEHLDAATADLLVGDLLGAGTAQAPGSPGGDSESAAPSRGILLVTHRLSGLAAADEVLILGRPDDAPPGSPATITRRGTHADLAADDPEYRWSLEQEQDTHV, encoded by the coding sequence ATGAGCCTCGCACTGACGCCCGCGGAGCGGCACGCCCTGCGCCGTGCGGTGGCCCTGCTCGACCTGGACGGCGCCCGCTTCGCCGCATCCGTCGCCCTGGGCGCCCTGGGACTGGCCAGCGCCGTCGGCCTGGCCGCGGTGGCCGCATGGATGATCGCCCGCGCCTCCCAGACACCGGAGGTGGTGGCCCTCGGGGTGGCGCCGGTGGCGGTGCGACTGTTCGGCATCTCCCGCTCCGTGCTGCGCTACTGCGAGCGGCTGGCATCCCACGACACGGCGCTGCGGGGCATGAGCGCGCTGCGCACCCGCGTGTACGAGATCCTGGCCGAGGCCCGTACCGACACGGTCGCCGGGCTGCGGCGCGGGGAGGTGCTGGCTCGGGTCGGCGCAGACGTCGACGCCGTCGGCGACCTGGTGGTGCGCTCGCTGCTGCCGCTGGCGGTGGCGGTGGTACTTGGCCTGGGCACCAGCCTGGGGGTGGCACTCGTGTACGCGCCGGCGGGGCTGATCCTGGCGGCGTGCCTCCTGCTGTCCGGTGTGGCCGGACCGCTGTTGACCATCCGTTCCGCCCGCGCCGCCGAGCTGGCGCGGCAGCAGCACTCCACCGAGCTGGCTGCCACCGTCATGAATGTGCTCGACGGCGCCGATGAGCTGCGCGTATCCGGGCGCATGCCGCACACCATGGCCGACCTGGCCCGGCTGGAGTCGCACCTGGCCTCCACCCGGGACCGGGCCGCCCGTCCGGCGGCGCTGGCCGCCGTCATGGACGGCGTCGCCATGGGGCTGGCGGTGCTGGGCAACATGGTGGTGGGTGCCCAGGCCGTCTCCGACGGCCGGCTGGCACCGGTGTGGCTGGCGGTGGTGGTCCTGGTGCCACTGAGCGCCTTCGAGGCCTCCGCCGCGCTGGGGCCGGCCTCCGTCCAGCTAGTCGCCTCTGCGGGTGCGGCCGTGCGCCTGGTTGCGCTCATCGAGGATGCTGAGGTCGGCGCCGCCACCGCACCAGCACCGCAGCCGCTGCCGACCGTGGGCGCCGCCGGGCCGAAGCTGCGGGCCCGCGACCTCGCAGTGGGCTGGCCGGGCGGAGAGGTGGTCGCCACGGGCATCAGCCTGGATCTGGTGCCGGGACGCCGTCTGGCGGTGGTGGGGCCCTCCGGGGTGGGAAAGACCACGCTGCTGCTCACCCTCGCCGGCCTGTTGGAGCCGCTGGGCGGGGAGCTGACCCTGGACGGCGTACCACCGTGGGCCGCGGAGCGGGCCGAAGCCGCCGGACGCATCAGCCTCACCGCGGAGGACGCGCACGTGTTCGACACCACCGTGCTGGAGAACCTGCGCGTCGCCGACGGCACCCTCACCCCGGAGCGGGCCGAGGACCTGCTGCGGCGCTCCGGCCTGGGTGACTGGTTGGCGCATCTGCCCGCGGGGTTGAGCACCCGCCTGGGCGCGAATGCCACGACGGTGTCCGGCGGCGAGCGCCGTCGTCTGCTGCTGGCCCGTGCCCTGGCCGCCCCGGCCCCGCTGATGCTGCTGGATGAGCCCGGGGAGCACCTGGATGCCGCCACCGCCGACCTGCTGGTGGGGGACTTGCTGGGGGCGGGCACCGCGCAGGCGCCCGGCTCCCCCGGTGGGGACTCCGAATCCGCCGCACCGTCCCGTGGCATCCTTCTGGTCACCCACCGCCTGTCCGGACTTGCGGCGGCGGATGAGGTGCTCATCCTGGGCCGCCCGGACGACGCTCCGCCGGGTTCACCCGCAACCATCACTCGTCGCGGCACCCACGCGGACCTGGCCGCCGACGACCCCGAGTACCGCTGGTCCCTAGAGCAGGAGCAGGACACGCATGTCTGA
- the cydD gene encoding thiol reductant ABC exporter subunit CydD, with protein sequence MKPLDPRLMRYAAAARRYIATTAVTGALTALLVVAQAWLISRAISPVITGNATLATVTPTIAALAGVVTARALVLYVQESRAHRAATDVTVDLRRQVLRHAAALGPRWRAVHGADTATLLTRGLDDLEPYFTRYLPQLLLAATVTPATGLVLLAQDLPSAIAVACTIPLIPVFMILIGRLTQTHSEARLHTMERLGSQLLDLLAGLPTLKALGRQAGPARRVRELGRAYNATTMSTLRVAFLSGAVLEFITTLSVAIVAVEVGFRLLYGRMDLATGLLVIMITPEVYQPLRQVGFHFHASANGVAAADAVFTVLEQHVPVPGTRPAPDLRTARIEFERVSVAARGAWAPAGLTTTIRPGRVVALTGASGAGKSTTAQLLLGLLPPDRGRVRVVAPDGAAMDLADISPASWWEQIAWVPQRPVIVPGTLLDNALGSEPGTSPAGPAPVPPPLEAAATATGFDEVLAALPDGWRTRVGQGGVGLSVGQRQRLALTRALADDAPLGLLDEPTAHLDAGSQARVLDAVCALRDAGRTVVVIAHRAALVALADDVVEVVSRPRPEAEPPGASPAAGMDELVFSGGDR encoded by the coding sequence GTGAAGCCGTTGGACCCCCGACTCATGCGGTACGCAGCCGCGGCACGGCGCTACATCGCCACGACGGCGGTTACGGGCGCGCTCACCGCGCTGCTCGTCGTCGCCCAGGCCTGGCTGATCTCCCGGGCCATCTCCCCGGTCATCACCGGGAACGCCACCCTCGCCACCGTGACACCCACGATCGCGGCGCTGGCCGGAGTGGTGACGGCCCGGGCACTGGTGCTGTACGTGCAGGAGTCGCGCGCCCACCGCGCCGCCACCGACGTCACCGTCGACCTACGCCGCCAAGTACTGCGCCACGCCGCCGCCCTGGGGCCGCGCTGGCGAGCCGTCCACGGGGCGGACACCGCCACCCTGCTCACCCGCGGCCTGGACGACCTCGAGCCCTACTTCACCCGCTACCTGCCACAGCTGCTGCTCGCTGCCACAGTCACCCCCGCCACCGGCCTGGTGCTACTCGCCCAGGACCTGCCGTCCGCGATCGCGGTGGCCTGCACGATTCCGCTGATCCCGGTATTCATGATCCTGATCGGCCGCCTCACTCAGACCCACTCCGAGGCCCGACTGCACACCATGGAGCGCCTGGGCAGTCAGCTGCTCGATCTGCTCGCGGGCCTGCCCACTCTCAAGGCGCTGGGCCGCCAGGCCGGCCCCGCCAGGCGGGTGCGCGAGCTCGGCCGCGCCTACAACGCCACCACCATGTCCACGCTGCGAGTGGCCTTCCTGTCCGGGGCTGTTCTGGAGTTCATCACCACCCTGTCTGTGGCGATCGTCGCCGTCGAGGTCGGCTTCCGGCTGCTGTACGGGCGCATGGACCTGGCCACCGGCCTGCTGGTCATCATGATCACCCCTGAGGTGTACCAGCCGCTGCGCCAGGTCGGCTTCCACTTCCACGCCTCCGCCAATGGCGTGGCGGCCGCCGATGCGGTCTTCACCGTGCTTGAGCAGCACGTCCCCGTCCCGGGCACGCGGCCCGCGCCCGACCTGCGCACGGCACGCATCGAGTTCGAGCGGGTGTCCGTGGCCGCCCGCGGCGCCTGGGCGCCCGCCGGCCTGACAACGACGATCCGCCCGGGCCGGGTGGTGGCACTGACCGGCGCCTCCGGTGCGGGCAAGAGCACTACTGCCCAGCTGCTGCTGGGCCTTCTGCCTCCCGACCGGGGTCGGGTGCGGGTGGTCGCCCCCGACGGGGCGGCGATGGACCTGGCCGACATCTCCCCCGCGTCCTGGTGGGAGCAGATCGCCTGGGTGCCGCAGCGCCCCGTGATCGTGCCCGGCACGCTGCTGGACAACGCACTCGGCAGCGAGCCCGGCACCTCGCCTGCCGGCCCCGCCCCGGTCCCTCCCCCGCTGGAAGCCGCCGCCACGGCCACCGGCTTCGACGAGGTCCTCGCCGCCCTGCCGGACGGTTGGCGCACGCGCGTGGGCCAGGGCGGGGTGGGCCTGTCCGTGGGGCAGCGCCAGCGCCTGGCCCTGACCCGCGCCCTGGCCGACGACGCCCCCCTGGGGCTGCTCGACGAGCCCACCGCCCACCTCGACGCCGGCAGCCAGGCTCGGGTGCTCGATGCCGTCTGCGCGCTGCGCGACGCCGGCCGCACCGTCGTGGTGATCGCCCACCGGGCGGCGCTGGTGGCCCTGGCCGACGACGTCGTCGAAGTGGTCTCCCGCCCCCGGCCCGAGGCGGAGCCGCCGGGCGCCTCCCCCGCAGCCGGAATGGACGAGCTCGTGTTCTCGGGAGGAGACCGATGA